The proteins below come from a single Triticum aestivum cultivar Chinese Spring chromosome 5D, IWGSC CS RefSeq v2.1, whole genome shotgun sequence genomic window:
- the LOC123126137 gene encoding phytosulfokine receptor 1-like: MLAAAPLIGVYLAHCARGMVPSDDLRALRGFAGNLSGGGVLLRAAWRGTSCCSWEGVGCDGASGRVTALRLPGHDLAGPIPGASLAGLTRLEELFLGSNSFTGSLPEALFGLVGLQNLSLESNELTGQLSSRLHKLKVLTLLDLSINRFSGRLPDDVLCDLTSLEHLVMHSNNFFGSLPPSLSSLSSLRELSLRNNSLSGPLARVNFSGMPLLASVDFAANYLNGSLPTSLADCNVLKSLSLASNQLVGTIPLWIGELDHLHYLDLSDNSLVGEVPKGLTLLKGLTAADHSPGMAFTNMSFYVKCHRRTLQQQKPNVITGTNNFVKSGEGNVVSGNDNTVVSGDSNTVSGSDNTVTSGDKNVLTGSNHVVSRSNNVVSKNDHVVNGNGNTVSGGNNKVTGNNNVVSWSDHVVYGNDRVVTGG; this comes from the coding sequence ATGTTGGCTGCTGCTCCTCTTATTGGCGTTTATCTTGCCCACTGCGCGCGCGGCATGGTGCCATCCGACGACCTCCGCGCGTTGCGGGGCTTTGCCGGGAACCTCAGCGGCGGGGGTGTCCTTCTTCGAGCCGCGTGGCGCGGCACTTCGTGCTGCAGCTGGGAAGGTGTGGGTTGTGATGGTGCCAGCGGCCGTGTCACGGCACTACGGCTCCCCGGGCATGACCTTGCGGGGCCCATCCCAGGAGCCTCCCTGGCGGGCCTCACGCGGCTGGAGGAGCTTTTTCTCGGCTCCAACTCTTTCACGGGATCACTTCCTGAGGCGCTCTTCGGCCTCGTTGGGCTGCAGAACCTCTCACTCGAATCCAACGAGCTCACTGGCCAGCTGAGCTCGCGCCTCCACAAGCTTAAGGTCCTCACCTTGCTAGACTTGTCCATCAACCGCTTCTCCGGCCGCCTCCCAGATGATGTGTTGTGTGACCTTACGTCACTAGAGCATTTGGTCATGCACTCCAACAACTTCTTTGGATCATTGCCGCCATCCCTATCGTCACTGTCATCTCTCCGTGAGCTCAGCCTCCGGAACAACTCCTTGTCTGGTCCGCTTGCCCGTGTCAATTTCTCTGGCATGCCACTTCTTGCTTCGGTTGACTTTGCCGCAAACTACCTCAATGGGTCACTCCCGACTAGCCTCGCGGATTGCAACGTACTCAAGTCGCTCAGCCTTGCCAGCAACCAACTGGTTGGCACCATTCCATTGTGGATTGGTGAACTTGACCACCTTCACTACCTGGATCTCTCAGATAATTCATTGGTTGGCGAGGTACCCAAGGGATTGACACTGCTCAAGGGTCTCACCGCCGCTGATCATTCACCGGGTATGGCTTTCACTAACATGTCATTTTATGTGAAGTGTCATAGAAGAACACTGCAACAACAAAAACCAAATGTCATAACTGGGACCAACAACTTTGTCAAATCTGGGGAGGGCAATGTTGTATCTGGGAATGACAACACTGTTGTATCTGGTGACAGCAACACCGTATCTGGGAGCGATAATACTGTCACATCTGGGGACAAGAATGTCCTAACTGGTAGCAACCATGTTGTATCTCGGAGCAACAATGTTGTATCTAAAAACGACCATGTCGTAAATGGGAATGGCAATACCGTATCCGGGGGGAACAATAAGGTAACCGGCAACAACAATGTTGTATCTTGGAGTGACCACGTCGTATATGGGAACGACAGAGTCGTAACTGGAGGTTAA